From a region of the Thermodesulfatator atlanticus DSM 21156 genome:
- the tatB gene encoding Sec-independent protein translocase protein TatB has translation MFGIGFPELVVIFVVALIVLGPERLPDAARSVARVFFEFKRAAEELKKELGADEIVESKSEVEKVKRELLEKVYNPLEPIEISEPKTKKTSSQKSSPKETNQEKEKTPETEEKFIPSLEKDDSKA, from the coding sequence ATGTTCGGAATAGGCTTTCCTGAGCTAGTAGTCATTTTTGTGGTGGCGCTGATAGTCCTTGGGCCAGAACGTTTGCCAGATGCCGCAAGAAGCGTGGCACGTGTATTTTTCGAATTCAAACGCGCCGCTGAAGAGCTTAAAAAAGAACTTGGCGCGGATGAAATTGTCGAAAGCAAGTCCGAAGTGGAAAAGGTAAAAAGAGAACTTCTTGAAAAAGTTTATAATCCTCTTGAACCTATTGAGATTTCTGAACCGAAAACTAAAAAAACAAGTAGCCAAAAGTCTTCTCCCAAAGAAACTAATCAAGAAAAAGAAAAGACTCCTGAAACTGAAGAAAAATTTATTCCTTCCTTAGAAAAAGATGACTCAAAGGCCTAA
- the alr gene encoding alanine racemase has protein sequence MRWSFWLEIRLSALKANLASLKKITGPEVKFLPVIKSEAYGHGLVPVARTLASEGIYGFGLSDLDEALRIREAGLALPILLLSGFEPAWLPEIVRLKVIPAVIDLYQLKLLADFARNQGKSIPFHLKIDTGMGRFGILPEELPKALEIIKTSPRLRLEGIMSHLSCAEKPASDLTIKQKRVFRETLEKLTSKGVQPRFIHLANSAALILSKDAHYNLVRPGLALYGAYPFPEKKNYLKLKPVMTAKARILSVKKIKARGAIGYGPLFTAPKNMEIALVPVGYDDGYLRSLSNTGFGWIKGKRVPLVGAVSMRAIAFDVTGLNVVPGDEIILLGGPNSEVPAEELAARGKTIPYELFCLLGRCSLKIYLD, from the coding sequence ATCCGCTGGTCATTTTGGTTAGAAATCAGACTTTCGGCCCTTAAAGCGAACCTTGCAAGCTTAAAAAAAATAACCGGGCCTGAGGTCAAGTTTTTGCCTGTTATTAAAAGTGAGGCTTACGGCCACGGGTTAGTCCCCGTTGCCCGTACTCTGGCTTCAGAAGGAATTTATGGCTTTGGGCTTTCCGATCTTGATGAGGCCCTACGCATAAGAGAAGCAGGCCTTGCTTTACCTATTTTGCTTTTAAGTGGTTTTGAACCTGCCTGGCTCCCTGAAATTGTCCGTTTAAAAGTGATCCCTGCGGTAATCGACCTTTACCAATTAAAACTTCTGGCAGATTTTGCACGCAACCAAGGAAAATCCATTCCTTTTCATCTAAAAATTGATACTGGCATGGGCCGTTTTGGTATTTTGCCAGAAGAACTCCCGAAGGCCCTTGAAATAATAAAAACTAGCCCCCGACTACGTCTAGAAGGGATTATGTCCCATCTTTCTTGTGCTGAAAAACCAGCTTCTGACCTTACAATTAAACAAAAACGAGTTTTTAGAGAAACATTGGAAAAGCTTACGTCTAAAGGAGTTCAACCCCGTTTTATCCACCTGGCCAATTCTGCCGCCCTGATACTCTCAAAAGATGCCCATTATAATCTAGTTCGCCCCGGACTTGCCCTTTACGGTGCTTATCCGTTTCCCGAAAAGAAAAATTACTTAAAATTGAAACCGGTTATGACGGCCAAAGCCCGTATTTTAAGTGTAAAAAAAATCAAGGCCAGAGGAGCTATCGGCTACGGGCCTCTGTTTACGGCCCCAAAAAATATGGAAATAGCGCTTGTTCCTGTTGGCTATGATGACGGTTATCTCAGAAGCCTTTCAAACACTGGCTTTGGTTGGATAAAAGGGAAAAGGGTTCCTTTGGTGGGAGCGGTCTCCATGCGAGCCATAGCATTTGATGTGACCGGGCTAAATGTCGTACCAGGGGATGAAATAATCCTTCTTGGCGGCCCCAATAGCGAGGTGCCTGCCGAAGAGCTCGCTGCCCGGGGGAAGACTATCCCTTATGAGTTGTTTTGTCTGCTAGGTAGGTGTAGCTTAAAAATATATCTTGACTAA